Proteins encoded in a region of the Triticum dicoccoides isolate Atlit2015 ecotype Zavitan chromosome 3A, WEW_v2.0, whole genome shotgun sequence genome:
- the LOC119272729 gene encoding exocyst complex component EXO70A1-like, producing MDLATVPRPASEKVHLAVGDDVTQCRLTLRWALHFIPPHMLLVLVHIHRPTTPTVLGASVAASKLTEDHVSAHRISEKNVIEKNLKEYLQMCKVQAEILIIDKDDVIAGLGEAVKDQKVTTLVMGVKRRKHGWKSKTADALEKQADCLCNILYLHEGVLVASRHQHTDRKIGMPSLVGCHFSGSNSNTTKSSSFFNSRSTADTFDTEHLDDPSLVMNSTYIYHDCRFNTIIGLKSFDTFKELVKQQILAEHSRDLYQAFNIKYCDIFTGCQLIGGFDSLIGVDPQHLGEEHWKSIKSWPAVLEYIVSVLKTLQMQLLMQNHHARNGFTHDDLSEAVKKPIKRLFTVASIVSDHEVRKSPEKLFCVLNMHTALIDAAPTLRKVFSTKSIRDVLQELEDSVRGILKELKGLIHTYNSPKVVQDGDILPICGYLMRYIMLLVKHKGSLDRILSHDYTDSLLKVEGMSLTSGLVSGLITDLESVIDKHSKQCAASKGLQFIFLMNNIHFILQEVKQSDVQLTVKAKWFEKRRSLIKGYIKSYLSASWGPVTSTLEVAKSMPPTKKARINLLNFWYTAPPMTPLQSFASSFNEACSSQICLKVPSPTLRDELRVKILEFVSRAYHGHLASQRQSAEQNAREFESEWKTKISELFEG from the exons ATGGATCTGGCAACTGTACCTCGACCTGCAAGTGAGAAGGTACACCTGGCAGTGGGGGATGATGTTACGCAGTGTCGGCTTACTCTCCGATGGGCTTTGCACTTCATCCCACCACATATGTTGTTAGTTCTTGTCCACATCCACAGGCCAACTACCCCAA CTGTATTGGGAGCTTCAGTGGCAGCAAGCAAGTTGACAGAAGATCATGTTAGCGCGCACAGGATAAGTGAGAAAAACGTGATTGAGAAGAACTTAAAGGAGTACTTGCAAATGTGTAAG GTCCAAGCAGAGATACTCATAATTGACAAAGATGATGTGATCGCTGGACTTGGGGAGGCAGTCAAAGACCAGAAGGTTACTACACTCGTTATGGGTGTCAAAAGAAG AAAACATGGCTGGAAGAGCAAGACAGCAGATGCTTTGGAAAAACAAGCCGACTGTTTGTGCAATATTCTGTATCTTCATGAGGGAGTTCTCGTTGCCAGCAG GCATCAGCACACAGATAGGAAAATTGGCATGCCTTCTTTGGTAGGTTGCCACTTCTCAGGCAGTAATAGTAACACCACGAAATCCTCTTCTTTCTTCAACTCTCGAAGCACCGCCGACACCTTTGACACGGAGCATCTTGATGACCCTTCCTTAGTGATGAATTCAACCTATATATACCATGATTGTAGGTTCAACACTATAATTGGTCTCAAGTCATTTGACACTTTTAAGGAGCTAGTAaagcagcaaattttagctgagcaCTCAAGGGACTTGTACCAGGCATTCAACATCAAATACTGTGATATCTTCACTGGGTGCCAGTTAATTGGTGGCTTTGACTCACTCATTGGAGTAGATCCCCAACATTTAGGGGAGGAACATTGGAAATCCATCAAGAGCTGGCCTGCAGTGTTGGAGTATATTGTCAGTGTTCTCAAGACATTGCAGATGCAGCTCCTCATGCAGAATCATCATGCACGCAACGGATTTACACATGATGACCTTTCAGAAGCAGTGAAAAAACCTATTAAGCGTCTGTTCACTGTTGCTTCAATTGTATCTGACCATGAGGTGCGGAAGTCACCAGAGAAGCTATTCTGTGTACTGAACATGCACACAGCACTCATAGATGCTGCCCCCACTCTCAGGAAAGTCTTCTCTACAAAATCCATCAGAGATGTTCTTCAAGAACTGGAGGACTCTGTAAGGGGAATACTTAAAGAACTTAAAGGCTTAATTCATACATACAACTCACCAAAAGTAGTGCAGGATGGAGATATCCTGCCGATATGTGGGTACCTCATGAGATACATCATGCTCCTAGTGAAGCATAAAGGTTCACTTGATAGGATTCTATCTCATGATTACACTGACAGTCTGTTGAAAGTTGAGGGAATGAGTTTGACAAGTGGTCTAGTGTCTGGGCTCATTACTGATCTAGAATCAGTAATTGATAAACATTCAAAGCAATGTGCTGCTTCTAAAGGACTCCAGttcattttcttgatgaacaacataCATTTCATACTTCAAGAAGTCAAGCAATCAGACGTACAGCTGACTGTAAAAGCCAAGTGGTTTGAGAAACGCCGATCCTTGATCAAGGGGTACATAAAGAGTTACCTATCTGCATCATGGGGACCTGTTACGtccaccttggaggttgcaaaaagCATGCCTCCCACTAAAAAGGCAAGGATAAACTTGCTCAACTTCTGGTACACGGCTCCGCCAATGACTCCCTTGCAGAGTTTTGCTTCGTCTTTCAATGAAGCTTGCAGTAGCCAGATTTGCTTGAAGGTACCTAGTCCAACTCTTCGAGATGAGCTTCGTGTAAAGATCCTTGAGTTTGTTAGTCGAGCGTACCATGGACACTTGGCAAGTCAGAGACAGTCTGCAGAACAAAATGCGAGGGAATTTGAATCGGAGTGGAAAACCAAAATTAGTGAATTGTTTGAAGGATGA
- the LOC119270113 gene encoding putative disease resistance protein RGA3, whose amino-acid sequence MAHRGLKLDAPASSWLGNESATSPRLGNFSSALPVDSTFFGRGRELADLLERLVGCNGPAQLGNQGVPVVAIVGDGGIGKTTLAQMAFNDVSIQAHFDLRMWVCVSSCMHVMELTREILQLAKEGKDYRGVLNYLQESLVSAVAGKRFLLILDDVWNDNGSELWQNVDQGKALLSPLQNGQQGSRIVVTTRTKMVADMLGVRIPMMLVGLGAEEHWLLLKKHALVCEESSGYSQLKEIGRKIALKLRGSPLAAKVIGGTLSGTRRARDWNSILETDIHGDIVATLLSSYYHLPPHLQCCFAYCSIFPKNWKFEPKKLVRMWISQGFIQMENGRSMEDCGKEYFKQLLLRSFFQTVKQGNKRLYLMHDLIHDLAQMVSDGDCGRVEGDMSKNILPTIRHLSVSSNCLGKIKNQNYLKRLRTLIVFRDPLMPPSPIPDGFLAEIKNVRTLDFTGCDISKLPEAIDVLTHLRYIALPDTIKTIPESVSRLLHLQTFDIPKKCQLDGFPEGMHQLTSLRHLGIESKYISTIRGIGSLVNLQGSVEFHVKKEKGRTLEELKDMRDLHGLLSIKNLENVQCKEEACEAQLANKQHVNILKFEWSVANLDFGPNIDAEVLNCLQPHPNLEELHIARYKGASSPRWLQLKTLSHLKCLYLANCRRWEWLPPLGQLPSLRVLHLKEMNSVAEIGPSFYGGLMAFQSLKDLEFDDMPNLVRWTGETGNSFLPSLQKLKISNCPKLDEVPLLPYTIKRVTVERSKVSHLKLSPHCSSRSSKFMLENSSTSILSEGFLLHQQHLEATEVLNIRGCWGSVAAEKFKLLTSLRKLRLWQCDMDDARLNLCLQHLTVLASLEIIDCKNIKSFVLPVGSRYFTTLQHLCFENCLNLSSLATLESSIFLKSLIIERCPMVTAVSLPSEMKRMTSLNKLSISHCQGLQSLPSSIPPSLEFLHLVGCDSRLTEGLLERQGPEWEKITFISQITVY is encoded by the coding sequence ATGGCCCACCGCGGCCTGAAGCTGGACGCGCCCGCCTCTTCGTGGCTTGGCAACGAATCGGCTACCTCTCCGCGGCTTGGTAACTTTAGCTCCGCCCTCCCAGTCGACAGCACCTTCTTTGGCCGCGGCCGCGAGCTCGCTGATCTGCTGGAAAGGTTAGTCGGATGCAATGGCCCTGCTCAACTCGGGAACCAGGGTGTCCCGGTTGTTGCCATTGTTGGCGATGGCGGCATCGGCAAGACGACGCTGGCGCAGATGGCCTTCAATGATGTGAGCATCCAGGCTCACTTCGATCTCCGGATGTGGGTGTGCGTCTCAAGCTGTATGCATGTGATGGAGCTTACTAGGGAGATATTGCAGCTGGccaaagaggggaaggactatcgtGGTGTACTCAATTATCTGCAGGAGTCGCTGGTTTCTGCCGTTGCAGGGAAGAGGTTCTTGCTCATCCTTGATGATGTTTGGAATGACAACGGGAGTGAGCTTTGGCAGAACGTAGACCAGGGGAAAGCTTTACTATCACCTCTGCAGAATGGTCAGCAAGGTAGCAGAATAGTCGTGACTACACGCACGAAGATGGtggctgacatgctaggtgtaagGATCCCAATGATGTTGGTTGGATTGGGTGCCGAAGAGCATTGGTTGTTGCTCAAGAAGCACGCGTTGGTTTGTGAGGAGAGTTCTGGATATTCTCAGTTGAAGGAGATTGGGAGAAAGATTGCTTTGAAGCTAAGAGGATCTCCTCTCGCAGCTAAAGTTATTGGCGGGACGCTTAGTGGTACTCGAAGGGCAAGGGATTGGAACAGTATCTTGGAGACAGATATTCATGGTGACATTGTCGCCACACTTTTGTCAAGCTATTACCATCTGCCACCACACTTGCAGTGTTGCTTTGCATATTGCAGTATATTTCCGAAGAACTGGAAGTTTGAGCCAAAGAAACTTGTTAGGATGTGGATATCACAGGGTTTCATTCAGATGGAAAATGGCAGAAGCATGGAGGATTGTGGTAAAGAGTATTTCAAACAACTTTTGTTGAGGTCATTCTTTCAGACTGTCAAGCAAGGAAACAAAAGGCTCTATCTCATGCATGACTTGATTCATGACTTGGCACAAATGGTTTCTGATGGTGATTGTGGGAGGGTCGAAGGTGACATGTCCAAAAACATACTGCCAACCATCAGACACTTGTCAGTTTCAAGTAACTGTTTAGGAAAGATAAAAAATCAAAACTATCTGAAGAGATTAAGGACACTGATTGTGTTTAGAGATCCTTTGATGCCCCCGAGTCCTATCCCAGATGGTTTTCTCGCTGAGATAAAGAATGTGCGCACGTTAGATTTTACCGGATGTGATATATCCAAGTTACCTGAAGCAATTGACGTACTAACTCATCTACGCTACATAGCACTTCCTGATACTATCAAGACCATACCTGAATCTGTGAGCAGATTACTGCATCTTCAGACTTTTGATATTCCAAAGAAGTGCCAGCTTGATGGATTTCCTGAGGGTATGCACCAGTTGACCAGCTTGCGACATCTTGGCATCGAGTCAAAATACATCTCAACAATAAGAGGTATTGGTAGTCTGGTTAACCTTCAAGGTTCTGTTGAGTTCCATGTTAAAAAGGAAAAGGGGCGAACCTTAGAAGAATTGAAGGATATGagggatcttcatgggcttcttagcaTCAAGAATCTGGAAAATGTTCAATGCAAAGAGGAAGCTTGCGAAGCTCAATTGGCAAATAAGCAACATGTGAACATTTTAAAATTTGAATGGAGTGTTGCCAATTTAGATTTTGGTCCCAACATAGATGCTGAAGTATTGAACTGCTTACAACCTCATCCCAATCTGGAAGAACTTCACATTGCAAGGTACAAAGGGGCATCATCGCCGAGGTGGTTGCAGCTGAAAACGTTGTCCCACCTGAAATGCCTGTATCTAGCTAATTGCAGAAGGTGGGAGTGGCTTCCTCCTTTGGGGCAGCTTCCATCTCTGAGGGTGTTGCACCTGAAGGAAATGAATTCTGTTGCTGAAATTGGCCCTTCGTTCTATGGTGGCTTGATGGCATTTCAATCTCTAAAGgatcttgaatttgatgacatgccGAATTTAGTTCGCTGGACAGGAGAAACTGGTAACTCATTTCTCCCTTCCCTGCAAAAGTTGAAGATTTCAAACTGTCCAAAGTTGGATGAAGTGCCCTTGCTTCCTTATACAATAAAAAGAGTGACGGTAGAACGAAGTAAAGTTTCACATCTCAAGTTGTCCCCTCATTGTTCATCTAGATCAAGCAAATTCATGTTGGAAAATTCTTCCACGAGTATTCTGAGTGAAGGGTTCTTATTACATCAGCAACACCTTGAAGCTACCGAGGTTCTAAACATTAGGGGTTGTTGGGGATCAGTGGCTGCCGAAAAATTTAAGTTACTAACATCACTAAGAAAACTACGGTTATGGCAGTGCGACATGGATGATGCAAGGCTTAATTTGTGTTTGCAACACTTAACTGTTCTCGCTTCCTTAGAGATAATTGACTGCAAGAATATCAAATCATTTGTCTTGCCAGTTGGTTCAAGGTACTTTACAACACTTCAACACTTGTGCTTTGAGAATTGCCTGAACCTTTCCTCCTTGGCTACCTTGGAAAGCTCCATTTTCCTGAAAAGTTTGATCATTGAGAGGTGTCCAATGGTCACAGCAGTGTCCCTACCTTCTGAGATGAAGAGAATGACATCTCTTAATAAACTGAGTATATCACACTGCCAAGGGCTTCAGTCATTGCCGAGCAGTATCCCGCCATCCCTGGAATTTCTTCATTTGGTTGGGTGTGACTCGAGGTTGACTGAAGGGTTACTTGAGAGGCAAGGTCCAGAGTGGGAGAAGATTACCTTTATCTCCCAAATCACAGTATACTAA